A region of Phalacrocorax carbo chromosome 7, bPhaCar2.1, whole genome shotgun sequence DNA encodes the following proteins:
- the NPPC gene encoding C-type natriuretic peptide, translating into MQISPLLAGGLLLALLSVRLEAKPASQLPQKASRGSAAAGPPETAAAEREKEREKERGGGGGGSGPREAREARGEARPRAGWARLLQDPPGRRHKGLHKKGLGKGCFGLKLDRIGAMSGLGC; encoded by the exons ATGCAGATCTCACCCTTGCTGGCTGGTGGACTTTTACTCGCTCTGCTCTCCGTCAGGCTGGAGGCGAAGCCGGCATCTCAGCTCCCACAGAAG gcttCCCgcggctcggcggcggcgggtccGCCCGagacggcggcggcggagcgggagaaggagcgggagaaggaacgcggcggcggcggcggcgggtcggGCCCGCGGGAGGCGCGGGAGGCGCGGGGCGAGGCGCGGCCCCGGGCGGGCTGGGCGCGGCTGCTGCAGGACCCTCCGGGCCGCCGCCACAAGGGCCTCCACAAGAAGGGCCTGGGCAAGGGCTGCTTCGGCCTCAAGCTGGACCGCATCGGCGCCATGAGCGGCCTCGGCTGCTGA